The Cucumis melo cultivar AY chromosome 6, USDA_Cmelo_AY_1.0, whole genome shotgun sequence genome includes a region encoding these proteins:
- the LOC103483444 gene encoding uncharacterized protein LOC103483444, whose translation MEVNNSSKNSKLLNTLKPLILLGFIFSLLTTHTVIAKSRRPVTDAETRQKKQECYADIESGLWGWQCRSSTTEKENCALRCLSPTCYDLVYGSDPLEEGEKDLARSQEYKYCIYKLSMGESLEGIKGSFDY comes from the exons ATGGAAGTCAACAATTCTTCGAAAAATTCAAAGCTTCTCAACACACTCAAACCCTTGATCCttctagggtttatcttttcATTGCTCACTACCCATACAGTTATCGCCAAATCTCGCCGTCCAGTCACT GATGCTGAAACCCGGCAAAAGAAGCAGGAGTGTTACGCCGATATCGAGAG TGGATTGTGGGGTTGGCAATGCAGATCTTCAACTACCGAAAAGGAAAATTGTGCCCTGCGATGTCTTTCTCCTACTTGTTACGATCTAGTTTATGGTAGTGATCCG CTCGAGGAAGGAGAAAAGGACCTTGCTAGGAGTCAAGAGTATAAGTATTGTATATATAA GTTGTCGATGGGGGAGAGTCTGGAGGGTATTAAGGG